A genomic window from Glaciihabitans sp. INWT7 includes:
- a CDS encoding sugar-binding transcriptional regulator: protein MPHPDECLDERSESALQAAQMYYLQDLTMEAIASELHTSRSSVSRLLGHARSSGLVDIQIRSPLGRASQLEEELRSKFGLTAHIVPVPDNTSSIDRLERVAMSAARILNRFFDSNMTLGVAWGSTMSAVSHQLIPKETHNSRIVQLNGAGNNQTTGILYASEILRHFGEAFSAQVQQFPVPAFFDDPRTKEALWRERSTKRVLDIQARMDVVFFGLGSPFAEVPSHVYIGGYLEAEDYRSLTEARVVGDVATVFYRVDGSFRDIALNSRATGPDLDTLRRVPRRVCVASGRAKLPSLRGAIAAGLITDLIVDEGLARRLAETGSVRP from the coding sequence ATGCCACACCCCGACGAATGCCTCGATGAACGATCAGAGAGTGCCCTACAGGCCGCCCAGATGTATTACCTGCAAGACCTCACAATGGAGGCGATCGCGAGCGAGCTCCACACCTCGCGCTCGTCGGTTTCCCGGCTTCTCGGTCACGCGCGTTCCTCAGGGCTGGTGGACATCCAGATCCGCTCCCCGCTCGGCCGTGCTTCGCAGCTCGAAGAGGAACTGCGATCGAAGTTCGGACTCACCGCCCACATCGTGCCCGTACCCGACAACACCAGCAGCATCGATCGGCTCGAGCGGGTGGCGATGTCTGCGGCGCGCATCCTCAATCGGTTCTTCGACTCGAACATGACCCTCGGTGTCGCGTGGGGCTCGACGATGAGTGCGGTCAGCCACCAGCTGATTCCCAAGGAGACTCACAACTCGCGCATCGTGCAGCTCAACGGTGCGGGCAACAACCAGACCACGGGCATCCTGTACGCGAGCGAGATTCTCCGACACTTCGGCGAAGCTTTCTCGGCTCAGGTGCAGCAGTTCCCCGTGCCGGCGTTCTTCGACGATCCTCGAACCAAGGAGGCGCTCTGGCGGGAGCGGAGCACGAAGCGGGTGCTCGACATCCAGGCCCGCATGGATGTCGTATTCTTCGGTCTCGGATCTCCCTTCGCCGAGGTGCCGAGCCATGTCTATATCGGCGGATACCTGGAGGCCGAGGACTATCGCAGTCTCACCGAAGCCCGCGTTGTCGGCGACGTCGCCACGGTCTTCTACCGGGTGGATGGATCATTCCGCGACATCGCGCTCAACTCCCGGGCCACCGGTCCCGACCTCGATACACTCCGTCGGGTGCCGCGGCGGGTGTGTGTCGCTTCGGGCCGAGCCAAGCTCCCCAGCCTGCGGGGAGCTATTGCAGCCGGCCTGATCACCGACCTGATCGTGGACGAGGGGCTCGCCCGTCGCCTTGCCGAAACCGGTTCCGTGCGCCCCTGA
- a CDS encoding GAF domain-containing protein: MRSRSAAGTEIFIVSMPIIGSATLFPRTFNAFVQRQSRQFTAVTAELVSDDPHSTVIGLDDFETLRSTGTTAAERWASLAAPLMSEVLRRPGAVRHEAVVVDERERQLSLDSLAILDTEPDEAFNLIASIARDLFDVPMAAITFIDDTRQWTKSAVGFIGSVIPRQEAFCNVTIDEPRHFVIEDTRDDARFADGPHVTGPGGVKFYAGYPIEAPDGHRVGALCVMDDAPRRFSDAEAALLRNLALRVQELLWVGARP; the protein is encoded by the coding sequence GTGCGCAGCAGGTCCGCGGCCGGAACTGAGATCTTCATCGTCTCGATGCCGATAATCGGCTCGGCGACACTTTTCCCCCGCACGTTCAATGCCTTCGTGCAGCGCCAGTCTCGTCAATTCACGGCGGTCACCGCGGAACTCGTGTCGGATGACCCACATTCGACTGTCATCGGTCTCGACGACTTCGAGACCCTCCGCTCAACCGGCACGACCGCTGCGGAACGCTGGGCGTCACTTGCCGCCCCGCTCATGAGTGAGGTGCTTCGCAGGCCCGGTGCGGTTCGACATGAAGCCGTGGTGGTCGACGAGAGGGAGCGGCAACTGTCGCTCGACTCCCTGGCTATCCTCGACACCGAACCCGACGAGGCATTCAACCTGATCGCTTCGATCGCCCGCGACCTCTTCGATGTGCCGATGGCCGCGATCACCTTCATCGACGACACCAGGCAGTGGACGAAGTCTGCCGTCGGATTCATCGGCTCCGTCATTCCTCGCCAGGAAGCCTTCTGCAACGTCACGATCGACGAACCACGACACTTCGTGATCGAGGACACGCGAGACGACGCGCGATTCGCCGACGGTCCCCACGTCACCGGGCCGGGCGGCGTGAAATTCTACGCCGGGTACCCGATCGAAGCGCCCGACGGCCACCGCGTCGGCGCCCTCTGCGTGATGGATGATGCACCGCGGCGCTTCAGCGACGCCGAGGCCGCGCTCCTCAGGAACCTCGCCCTGCGCGTGCAGGAACTGCTCTGGGTCGGAGCGCGGCCGTAG
- a CDS encoding AMP-binding protein, whose amino-acid sequence MVFRGPLPDVEIPNLSIYDFLFASIDEADLDRIAIVDGGSGAETSYRQLIGQIDLVAGALAARGIGLGDVVALHSPNVPAFAAVFHGILRSGATATTVNGLYTGEEMGTQLVDSKARFLFTVSPLLASARDAASRAGIADNQVIVLDGAEGFASLRDLMMENNPAPAVSFDPAEQIAVLPYSSGTTGRPKGVILTDRNLVANVAQSLPLLGADADARVLAVLPFFHIYGMTVLLNMAFRSRARLVTMPRFDLAEFLRIIQDFRINWAFIAPPIAVALAKHPLIDQYDLSSMEVIVSGAAPFDGALGKAVADRLGCLVRQGYGMSEMSPVSHSIPVSRADIPLSSVGITLPNIECKLIDPATGDEIEMPAEGTSAPGELLCRGPNIMRGYLGNDEATRATIDDDGFLHTGDIATVSSEGIVSIVDRLKELIKYKGYQVAPAELEALLLTHASIADAAVVGAHDAEGEEVPKAFVVVQPGAEITSEEVMAFIAEHVAPHKKIRQVAFIDTIPKSTSGKILRKDLRSLEVRA is encoded by the coding sequence GTGGTTTTTCGAGGACCCCTGCCCGATGTCGAGATCCCGAACCTCAGCATCTACGACTTCCTGTTCGCGAGCATCGATGAGGCCGATCTCGACCGCATCGCCATCGTGGATGGCGGGTCCGGAGCGGAGACGAGCTATCGTCAGCTGATCGGCCAGATCGACCTCGTTGCGGGCGCCCTCGCGGCCCGTGGCATCGGACTCGGGGATGTGGTGGCGCTGCACTCCCCCAACGTGCCGGCCTTTGCCGCGGTGTTCCACGGCATCCTGCGGTCGGGAGCCACAGCCACCACCGTCAACGGGCTCTACACCGGGGAGGAGATGGGCACGCAGCTCGTCGACTCGAAGGCGCGATTCCTGTTCACCGTCTCGCCGCTTCTCGCCTCCGCGCGGGACGCGGCATCACGGGCGGGCATCGCCGACAACCAGGTAATCGTGCTGGACGGAGCCGAGGGTTTCGCCTCGCTGCGCGACCTGATGATGGAGAACAATCCGGCGCCGGCCGTGAGCTTCGACCCTGCCGAGCAGATCGCGGTGCTGCCGTACTCCTCCGGCACCACCGGGCGGCCGAAAGGGGTGATCCTCACCGATCGCAACCTGGTGGCGAATGTCGCTCAATCCCTTCCACTGCTCGGGGCGGATGCCGATGCCCGCGTACTCGCGGTGCTTCCGTTCTTCCACATCTACGGCATGACCGTGCTGCTCAACATGGCATTCCGCAGTCGGGCACGACTGGTGACGATGCCGCGATTCGACCTCGCGGAGTTCCTGCGCATCATCCAGGACTTCCGCATCAACTGGGCGTTCATCGCGCCCCCGATCGCGGTGGCTCTGGCGAAGCATCCGCTCATCGACCAGTACGACCTCTCGAGCATGGAGGTCATCGTCTCCGGCGCCGCGCCCTTCGACGGCGCACTCGGCAAGGCGGTGGCGGATCGCCTCGGGTGCCTGGTGCGTCAGGGGTACGGCATGAGCGAAATGAGCCCGGTGTCTCACAGCATCCCGGTGAGCCGGGCGGACATCCCCCTCAGTTCGGTGGGGATCACCCTGCCGAACATCGAGTGCAAGCTCATCGACCCGGCAACAGGTGACGAGATCGAGATGCCCGCTGAAGGCACGAGTGCGCCCGGAGAGTTGCTCTGTCGCGGCCCGAACATCATGCGTGGCTACCTCGGCAACGACGAGGCCACGCGCGCCACCATCGACGACGACGGGTTCCTCCACACGGGTGACATCGCGACGGTGTCGTCAGAGGGCATCGTGTCGATCGTCGACCGGCTGAAGGAACTCATCAAGTACAAGGGCTATCAGGTGGCTCCGGCGGAGCTCGAGGCGCTTCTGCTCACCCACGCCAGCATTGCCGATGCCGCAGTGGTCGGCGCCCACGATGCCGAGGGAGAAGAGGTGCCGAAGGCATTCGTCGTGGTGCAGCCGGGCGCCGAGATCACCTCAGAAGAGGTGATGGCCTTTATCGCCGAGCACGTGGCCCCGCACAAGAAGATCCGCCAGGTTGCTTTCATCGACACGATTCCGAAGTCCACCTCTGGCAAGATCCTGCGCAAGGATCTCCGCAGCCTCGAGGTGCGCGCGTGA
- the glpK gene encoding glycerol kinase GlpK, whose amino-acid sequence MTDYILSIDQGTTSTRAIIFDHSGSIVSSGQLEHEQIFPRAGWVEHDPKEIWDNTREVIGQALSKANITRHNITAVGITNQRETAVVWDKTTGVPVYNAIVWQDTRTQSIVDRLADGDVDRYKQKVGLPLATYFSGTKIVWILENVEGAREKADAGDLLFGTTDSWVLWNLTGGIEGGVHATDVTNASRTLFMDLETLAWDESILADFGVPVSMLPEIRSSSEVYGMVSESSLLREVPVAGILGDQQAATFGQAAFDAGESKNTYGTGNFLIFNTGEEIVHSKNGLLTTLGYKLGDAKPHYALEGSIAVTGSLVQWLRDNLGLIKTAPEIEDLAKTVDDNGGVYFVPAFSGLFAPYWRSDARGALVGMTRYVNKGHIARAALEATAFQTREVLDAVNADSGVDLTELKVDGGMIANNTLMQFQADILGVPVVRPVVAETTALGAAYAAGLATGFWSDLDELRANWQEDSRWTPNMDTDERDRQIRLWKKAVTKTFDWVDDDV is encoded by the coding sequence ATGACTGATTACATTTTGTCGATCGACCAGGGTACGACGAGTACTCGCGCCATCATTTTTGATCATTCGGGCTCGATTGTTTCGTCGGGTCAGTTGGAGCATGAGCAGATTTTTCCGCGGGCGGGGTGGGTGGAGCATGATCCGAAGGAGATCTGGGATAACACGCGTGAGGTGATCGGGCAGGCTTTGTCGAAGGCGAATATCACCCGGCATAACATCACCGCTGTGGGGATCACGAACCAGCGGGAGACTGCGGTGGTGTGGGATAAGACCACCGGGGTTCCGGTGTATAACGCGATCGTGTGGCAGGACACCCGCACTCAGTCGATCGTGGATCGGTTGGCGGATGGGGATGTCGATCGGTACAAGCAGAAGGTCGGCCTGCCGCTCGCGACGTATTTCTCTGGCACGAAGATCGTGTGGATTTTGGAGAACGTCGAGGGGGCACGGGAGAAGGCGGACGCCGGGGACCTGCTGTTCGGTACCACCGATTCGTGGGTGTTGTGGAATTTGACCGGCGGAATCGAGGGTGGTGTTCATGCCACCGATGTGACCAACGCGTCGCGGACCCTGTTCATGGATTTGGAGACCCTGGCCTGGGATGAGTCGATCCTGGCCGACTTCGGGGTTCCGGTGTCGATGCTGCCGGAGATCCGGTCCTCTTCCGAGGTGTACGGGATGGTGTCGGAATCGTCCCTGTTGCGGGAGGTTCCGGTGGCGGGGATTCTGGGCGACCAGCAGGCGGCCACCTTCGGGCAGGCCGCGTTCGATGCCGGGGAGTCGAAGAACACCTACGGCACCGGCAACTTCCTCATCTTCAACACCGGGGAGGAGATCGTCCATTCCAAGAACGGACTGCTGACCACCCTCGGATACAAGTTGGGGGATGCGAAACCGCACTACGCGTTGGAGGGTTCGATCGCCGTCACCGGGTCGTTGGTGCAGTGGCTGCGCGACAACCTCGGCCTGATCAAAACGGCCCCCGAGATCGAGGACCTGGCCAAAACTGTCGACGATAACGGTGGGGTGTATTTCGTGCCCGCGTTCTCGGGCCTGTTCGCCCCGTACTGGCGTTCCGATGCGCGTGGCGCGTTGGTGGGCATGACCCGGTATGTGAACAAGGGACACATCGCCCGCGCCGCGTTAGAGGCCACCGCGTTCCAAACCCGCGAAGTATTGGACGCCGTCAACGCCGACTCGGGCGTGGACCTGACCGAGCTGAAAGTCGACGGCGGCATGATCGCGAACAACACGCTCATGCAGTTCCAGGCCGACATCCTCGGAGTCCCGGTCGTGCGTCCCGTCGTCGCGGAAACCACCGCCCTCGGAGCCGCGTACGCGGCGGGCCTTGCGACCGGGTTCTGGTCCGACCTCGACGAGTTGCGGGCCAACTGGCAGGAAGACTCCCGCTGGACCCCCAACATGGACACCGACGAACGCGACCGCCAAATCCGCCTCTGGAAAAAAGCCGTCACCAAAACCTTCGACTGGGTCGACGACGACGTCTGA
- a CDS encoding GMC family oxidoreductase: MSADTEFDFVVVGAGASGAALAARLTEDGTRSVLLLEAGPVDKKTEVHIPAAFSALFRSELDWNYDTTPQPQLSGRTIYWPRGRMLGGSSSINAMMWVRGFAADYDGWAQTAGPGWSYAALLPYFRSVERVEGNTDPDQGSGGAISIEHQRSPRSHTATFLKAVVQAGYSLVAPNSARPDGFSQTMVSQRKGKRFSSADGYLVPAKDRPNLTVRTGAQATRVLFDGTRAIGVEYVLDGLTTRALARHEVVLCGGAVNTPQLLMLSGIGAKSQLEKHGIPVLVDSPEVGENLRDHLLSGLIVETSGDTLFSAKKAPELVNFLARGRGMLTSNVAEAYGFVRSDPAMELPDIEIIFAPVAFIGEGLVPAPAHAITIGAILLTPQSTGTITLASADPLEKAIIDPRYLSDAAGSDRARLIAGLGICEDILQAPALKTTTGPHFLAPEGTDALERAERDTVALETAAHTLYHPVGTARMGTDEASVVDEELRVRGVEGLRVADASVMPDIIRGHTQAVSMVIGEKAADLLLQSAKSGSLAATSLR, translated from the coding sequence GTGAGCGCAGACACCGAGTTCGATTTCGTCGTGGTCGGCGCCGGGGCATCCGGGGCGGCATTGGCGGCACGGCTCACCGAAGACGGCACCCGCTCGGTGCTGTTACTCGAGGCCGGCCCCGTCGACAAGAAGACGGAGGTGCACATCCCCGCCGCATTCTCGGCGCTCTTCCGTTCGGAACTGGACTGGAACTACGACACGACCCCCCAGCCGCAGCTCTCCGGTCGCACGATCTACTGGCCGAGAGGCAGGATGCTCGGAGGATCATCGTCGATCAACGCCATGATGTGGGTGCGCGGATTCGCTGCCGACTATGACGGCTGGGCGCAGACCGCCGGGCCGGGATGGTCGTATGCGGCACTGCTGCCGTACTTCCGGAGTGTCGAGCGGGTCGAGGGGAACACGGATCCCGACCAGGGATCCGGGGGTGCCATCAGCATCGAGCACCAGCGCAGCCCTCGGTCGCACACGGCGACCTTCCTGAAGGCCGTCGTGCAGGCGGGGTATTCGCTCGTCGCACCGAACTCCGCGCGGCCGGACGGCTTCAGCCAGACCATGGTGAGCCAGAGGAAAGGCAAGCGATTCTCCAGTGCGGACGGCTACCTGGTGCCCGCGAAGGATCGACCGAATCTCACGGTGCGAACCGGAGCGCAGGCCACCCGGGTGCTGTTCGACGGCACCCGCGCCATCGGCGTGGAGTACGTTCTCGACGGCCTGACCACTCGAGCACTGGCGCGTCACGAGGTGGTGCTCTGCGGCGGGGCGGTGAACACCCCGCAGCTCCTGATGCTTTCGGGGATCGGCGCGAAGTCGCAGCTCGAGAAGCACGGGATCCCGGTGCTGGTCGACTCACCGGAGGTCGGCGAGAATCTGCGCGACCATCTGCTCTCGGGGCTCATCGTCGAGACCTCGGGCGACACCCTCTTCTCCGCGAAGAAGGCACCGGAACTGGTGAACTTCCTCGCCAGGGGGAGGGGCATGCTCACCTCGAATGTCGCGGAGGCGTACGGCTTCGTGCGTTCGGATCCCGCCATGGAACTCCCCGACATCGAGATCATCTTCGCCCCGGTCGCCTTCATCGGCGAAGGTCTCGTCCCCGCCCCGGCCCACGCGATCACCATCGGAGCCATTCTCCTCACGCCCCAGAGCACGGGAACGATCACCCTCGCCTCTGCCGACCCGCTGGAGAAGGCGATCATCGATCCGCGCTACCTCAGTGACGCGGCGGGCAGCGACCGGGCGCGGCTGATCGCCGGCCTCGGAATCTGCGAGGACATCCTGCAGGCGCCCGCACTGAAGACGACCACCGGACCGCACTTCCTTGCTCCGGAGGGAACGGATGCCCTCGAGCGCGCCGAGCGGGACACCGTCGCGCTCGAAACGGCCGCCCACACGCTGTACCACCCGGTCGGCACGGCCCGCATGGGCACGGACGAGGCCTCCGTCGTCGACGAAGAGCTTCGGGTGCGCGGGGTGGAGGGTCTTCGCGTCGCGGACGCCTCGGTGATGCCCGACATCATCCGCGGCCACACCCAGGCCGTGTCGATGGTGATCGGCGAGAAGGCGGCCGACCTGCTGTTGCAGTCAGCGAAGTCGGGTTCGCTGGCTGCGACGTCACTCCGCTGA
- a CDS encoding bifunctional proline dehydrogenase/L-glutamate gamma-semialdehyde dehydrogenase: MTDTATSTSLDDALSPELAERCVALVRRWLEEGAQAPVNASAQRLAGVLKDPQGLDFTVGFVDGVIRPEDLTVAARNLAALAPRVPAFLPGYLRAAVRLGGVFAPVLPGIVVPLARRVLRGMVGHLIVDATPRRLGAAIGSLRAGGAKLNVNLLGEAVLGEREAARRLAGTHALLARDDVDYVSIKVSSTVAPHSPWAFEADVEHVVASLTPLFERAASSTPAKFINLDMEEYKDLDLTVAVFTRILDQPRFAKLEAGIVLQAYLPDALSAMVTLADWAARRRAAGGASIKVRLVKGANLPMEQVESSLRGWPLATWSTKKDTDTNYKRILDYALRPDRIDALHLGVAGHNLFDVAYAWLLAEQRGVQHGIEFEMLLGMATGQAEAVKKDVGGLLLYTPVVHPQEFDVAIAYLIRRLEEGASQDNFMSAVFELSSNEALFEREKQRFLASLAQLDRGIPLPRRTQDRAVAEVAPRDRFENTADTDPSLPANRAWSAAIIARVPGSSLGVEAVTSSSITDAEELDRLIARTSAAGAAWGARPAAERAAILHRAGDALSARRAELLEVMASEAGKTIDQGDPEVSEAIDFAHYYAELARGLETVDGASFVPSKLTVVTPPWNFPVAIPAGSTLAALAAGSAVILKPAALSARCGAVLAEALWEGGVPREVLQLVQLSERDLGTNLVSHPSVDRVILTGGYETAELFRSFRPDLPLLAETSGKNAIIVTPSADLDLAVKDVVSSAFGHAGQKCSAASLVILVGSVAESARFTNQLRDAVASLKVGYPSDAATQMGPLIEPATGKLLGALTTLGEGETWMVEPRKLDEHGQLWTPGVRGGVRRGSAFHQTEYFGPVLGVMTASTLTEAIAMQNETDFGLTAGIHSLDSTELALWLDTVQAGNLYVNRGITGAIVQRQPFGGWKRSSVGAGTKAGGPNYLVGLGSWVPAHHSAAGEAITHPAVKALLAVDDSLSGAFGSDAAAWNTVFGLTEDVSALAAERNVFRYLPVPVTIRLSDGAPLSELLRVVGAGLLAGSRLTVSSSATSEALADLPMVVEDDTAWLSRLPSLETGRIRLIGGDPVALAVAIGGRPDVAVYSGPVTPAGRIELLPFLREQAVSITAHRFGTPNHLTDSLV; this comes from the coding sequence GTGACCGACACCGCCACGTCCACCTCTCTCGACGACGCCCTCTCCCCCGAGCTTGCGGAGCGCTGTGTCGCGCTCGTGCGCCGGTGGCTCGAAGAGGGTGCACAGGCGCCGGTCAATGCCTCCGCGCAGCGCCTCGCCGGAGTGCTGAAGGACCCACAGGGGCTCGACTTCACGGTGGGCTTCGTCGACGGTGTCATCCGCCCGGAGGATCTGACGGTCGCGGCGCGCAACCTCGCCGCGCTCGCGCCGCGTGTGCCTGCCTTCCTTCCCGGCTACCTGAGGGCGGCGGTGCGTCTCGGTGGTGTCTTCGCGCCGGTACTACCCGGCATCGTCGTTCCCCTCGCCCGTCGGGTGTTGCGAGGCATGGTCGGCCATCTCATCGTGGATGCCACACCTCGACGTCTCGGCGCGGCGATCGGCTCTCTCCGAGCCGGCGGAGCGAAACTCAACGTCAATCTCCTCGGCGAAGCGGTGCTCGGCGAACGAGAAGCCGCTCGCCGCCTGGCCGGCACCCATGCGCTGCTGGCGCGAGACGACGTCGACTACGTCTCGATCAAGGTCTCTTCCACCGTCGCCCCGCACTCGCCCTGGGCATTCGAGGCGGATGTCGAGCACGTGGTCGCGAGCCTCACCCCGTTGTTCGAACGAGCGGCCTCCTCGACCCCGGCCAAGTTCATCAACCTCGACATGGAGGAATACAAAGATCTCGACCTCACGGTCGCCGTCTTCACCCGCATTCTCGACCAGCCACGCTTTGCCAAGCTCGAGGCGGGAATCGTGCTTCAGGCCTACCTGCCCGACGCGCTCTCCGCGATGGTGACCCTCGCCGACTGGGCCGCGCGGCGCCGCGCCGCCGGGGGCGCTTCGATAAAGGTGCGCCTCGTCAAGGGCGCCAACCTGCCGATGGAGCAGGTCGAGTCGTCGCTTCGCGGTTGGCCGCTCGCCACCTGGTCCACGAAGAAAGACACCGACACCAACTACAAGCGCATCCTCGACTACGCCCTGCGGCCTGACCGAATCGATGCGCTGCACCTCGGCGTCGCCGGCCACAACCTCTTCGACGTGGCCTACGCCTGGCTCCTCGCGGAGCAGCGTGGTGTGCAACACGGCATCGAGTTCGAGATGCTGCTCGGCATGGCCACCGGCCAGGCGGAGGCCGTGAAGAAAGATGTCGGCGGCCTCCTGCTGTACACCCCGGTGGTGCACCCCCAGGAGTTCGACGTCGCGATCGCCTACCTGATCCGCCGACTCGAGGAGGGGGCCAGCCAGGACAACTTCATGTCGGCGGTCTTCGAACTCTCCAGCAACGAGGCGCTGTTCGAGCGGGAGAAGCAACGCTTTCTCGCCTCGCTCGCCCAGCTCGACCGCGGCATCCCGCTTCCTCGCCGCACCCAGGATCGCGCCGTCGCCGAGGTCGCGCCGCGCGACCGCTTCGAGAACACTGCCGACACCGACCCCTCGCTTCCGGCGAACCGCGCCTGGAGTGCCGCAATCATCGCGCGCGTGCCAGGTTCGAGCCTCGGCGTCGAGGCGGTCACATCCTCGTCGATCACCGACGCAGAGGAGCTCGACCGCCTGATCGCACGCACCTCAGCGGCAGGCGCGGCGTGGGGCGCCCGACCGGCGGCGGAGCGTGCCGCCATCCTGCACCGTGCCGGAGACGCTCTCAGTGCTCGACGTGCGGAACTGCTCGAGGTGATGGCGAGTGAAGCCGGCAAGACCATCGACCAGGGCGATCCCGAGGTCAGCGAAGCCATCGACTTCGCCCACTATTACGCCGAACTCGCCCGCGGCCTCGAGACCGTGGATGGCGCGAGCTTCGTGCCCTCGAAGCTGACGGTCGTGACGCCGCCGTGGAACTTCCCGGTCGCCATTCCCGCGGGCTCGACCCTTGCAGCCCTCGCCGCCGGAAGTGCCGTCATCCTCAAACCCGCAGCGCTCTCGGCCCGCTGCGGCGCCGTGCTGGCCGAAGCCCTGTGGGAGGGCGGTGTGCCGCGCGAGGTGCTGCAACTCGTGCAGTTGAGCGAGCGCGATCTCGGCACGAACCTGGTCTCTCATCCGTCGGTCGACCGGGTGATCCTCACCGGCGGCTACGAGACAGCCGAGCTCTTCCGGTCATTCCGCCCCGACCTCCCGCTGCTCGCCGAGACGAGCGGCAAGAACGCGATCATCGTCACGCCGAGCGCGGATCTCGACCTCGCCGTGAAGGATGTCGTCTCGTCTGCCTTCGGTCACGCCGGCCAAAAGTGCTCTGCCGCCTCGCTCGTGATCCTGGTCGGATCGGTCGCCGAATCCGCCCGCTTCACCAATCAGCTTCGTGATGCGGTCGCTTCGCTCAAGGTCGGCTACCCCTCCGACGCGGCAACGCAGATGGGGCCGCTCATCGAGCCCGCCACGGGCAAGCTGCTCGGCGCCCTGACCACTCTCGGTGAGGGAGAAACCTGGATGGTCGAGCCGCGCAAGCTGGACGAGCACGGCCAGCTCTGGACGCCCGGGGTGCGCGGCGGGGTACGGCGCGGGTCCGCGTTCCACCAGACCGAGTACTTCGGTCCGGTGCTCGGCGTGATGACCGCCTCCACGCTGACCGAGGCTATCGCCATGCAGAACGAGACCGACTTCGGTCTCACCGCGGGCATCCACTCTCTCGACTCCACCGAGCTCGCCCTCTGGCTCGACACCGTGCAGGCGGGCAACCTCTATGTGAACCGCGGAATCACCGGGGCCATCGTGCAGCGCCAGCCCTTCGGCGGCTGGAAGAGGTCCTCGGTGGGTGCCGGCACCAAGGCCGGCGGACCGAACTACCTTGTGGGTCTCGGATCCTGGGTCCCGGCGCATCACTCCGCGGCCGGCGAAGCGATCACCCACCCCGCCGTGAAGGCACTCCTCGCGGTCGACGACTCGCTGTCCGGAGCCTTCGGCAGCGATGCCGCGGCCTGGAACACCGTCTTCGGCCTGACCGAGGATGTCTCCGCCCTGGCGGCCGAGCGCAATGTGTTCCGCTATCTCCCTGTGCCGGTGACCATCCGACTGAGCGACGGTGCGCCCCTCAGCGAACTGCTTCGGGTCGTGGGTGCCGGCCTGCTCGCGGGATCTCGCCTGACCGTCTCGAGCTCCGCGACGAGCGAGGCGCTCGCCGACCTCCCGATGGTCGTCGAGGACGACACGGCCTGGCTCTCCCGGCTCCCCTCCCTCGAGACCGGCCGCATCCGCCTCATCGGCGGAGATCCGGTGGCTCTGGCCGTGGCGATCGGCGGCAGGCCGGATGTCGCGGTCTACAGTGGCCCGGTGACGCCAGCCGGTCGCATCGAACTGCTGCCGTTCCTTCGTGAGCAGGCGGTGAGCATCACCGCGCACCGCTTCGGAACCCCCAATCACCTGACAGACTCACTCGTCTGA
- a CDS encoding LysR substrate-binding domain-containing protein yields the protein MLDVRRLRLLRELQIRGTLAGVAEALNFSPSAVSQQLSQLEKDVGVELLRSSGRRVVLTPAAEILVSHTAEVLRTLERAEAELASSLTTITGTVRVAVFQSAALAIMPDALAIMESEHPEVRVEMVQREPESALRETWARDFDLVIAEQYPGHAAPRHPELDRRTLTTDAIRLATPPTDRGRLHPASIEGAADAAWVMEPRGTASRHWAEQACRRAGFEPDVRFETADLQSHIRLVESGNAVALLPDLVWIGRGTSAQLLLLPEHPQRTIFTSVREASSTRPAIVAMRAVLDRAVRRVAG from the coding sequence ATGCTGGATGTGCGCCGGCTGCGGCTTCTGCGCGAACTCCAGATCCGTGGAACCCTCGCGGGGGTCGCGGAAGCACTTAATTTCAGCCCCTCCGCGGTGTCCCAGCAGCTGAGCCAGCTGGAGAAGGATGTCGGTGTCGAGCTGCTGCGATCGTCAGGCCGCCGCGTGGTGCTCACGCCGGCCGCCGAGATCCTGGTGAGTCACACGGCGGAGGTGCTGCGCACGCTCGAACGTGCCGAAGCCGAGCTCGCCTCCTCCCTCACGACGATCACCGGCACCGTGCGCGTGGCGGTCTTCCAGTCGGCAGCGCTCGCGATCATGCCCGATGCGCTCGCCATCATGGAGTCGGAGCATCCCGAGGTGCGGGTGGAGATGGTGCAGCGCGAGCCGGAGTCGGCCCTGCGGGAGACCTGGGCGCGGGACTTCGACCTCGTGATAGCCGAGCAATACCCGGGCCACGCGGCCCCGCGGCATCCGGAACTCGATCGGCGCACCCTCACGACCGATGCGATCCGCCTCGCCACGCCGCCGACCGACCGCGGGCGGCTGCATCCTGCCTCCATCGAAGGGGCAGCGGATGCCGCCTGGGTGATGGAACCCCGCGGAACAGCCTCCCGGCACTGGGCCGAGCAGGCCTGTCGCCGCGCCGGGTTCGAACCCGATGTGCGGTTCGAGACGGCGGACCTGCAGTCGCACATCCGTCTCGTCGAGTCGGGGAATGCCGTCGCCCTCCTCCCCGACCTGGTCTGGATCGGCCGGGGGACCTCGGCTCAACTGCTGCTGTTGCCGGAACATCCGCAGCGCACTATCTTCACCTCGGTGCGCGAGGCGAGTAGCACGAGGCCCGCGATCGTGGCGATGCGCGCGGTACTCGACCGAGCGGTGCGCCGGGTCGCCGGCTGA